GTTAACTCACTCGTGAACAATTTGAACAAGTCTTGGGTACAACAACTGATCACGCAAACGGTTAATCTCTGAGATTGTTGATTCGAGAGACTGCATATCTACAATGCACCTTGTATGCAAATGATTGATAATTGCTTTTGCTCTCTCCAATACTTCAGAGTTTGTGCCTCTTTTCTTTAGCTTGTTAAGCTCGGTAACCTTTCTTCGATACTCAAATTTCTTTGACTCAGCAGCCTATCAAACCAAATTTAGCTGTGAAACTCAGGACATAACACAAAATATGTGGAACCACTTGCAACTAATTAACTTCTATGAAAGAAAATATAGCAAATAAGGCTCCTACTTATGCCATAATCCACTCACCTTAACTTCATTATGAAGTTTTTTCTCCCATACTAGCAACTTGTCCAAGACCATAGCAAGAGTTTCATGCTCCTCCGAGTTAAAACCATCTTTTACATCATTATTATTGGGTGTTCCTATAAAGGACCGATTCCATGTAACTACTCGTATCACCCTGGCAGAGTAATCAATGTGCCCTGATAAAAGGGTAACCAATATGATTCAAAACAAAGGATATATATACAtccataaaaataaataaaataaattgcatACCACCAATATGCAGGTTTCTTAACTATCATTCAAGGGCTAATTGTAACTTAGACACTTGCTTCACTTGCTTATGATTTTCCTTCTATGTGGTTGTGTGGTGGGATGATCCCCTCATGAATCATGATGTTGCTCATGCAATTtttgcagacactgctttttcagatgagtttaatttctatgcactaacAGAGTAACCGTCAACTattcagattttaaggatgtgagaaaatctatctttttatttaattttattaattaacgtGAAACGTCATTGAAATATAATTGGTTGaaggtgtaaaaaaactttacaccgtcgttgcatcatcttttttctcttttcggATTAATGAATTACACATTTTTCCTAAAAAAACTATCATTCAACAAAAAACTAACAACCAATAGCAACCATTAGCATGAAACCTATTCGTAATCACCATCCGACACTTAGCATGTCGTGATTATGTTTAGTGCGAGCACCCGCATAGAGTGAATTAATCACTCTCGATAGTGGATACCCTAGACTCAACCGAAAAAAATATAGTTACCTCTCTTATCAACAAAATTGGATTGATAGTGGAGGCGAGTGGCCTCAAGCAGCTTTGAAACCTCATGAGCAGCCTCAGAAGCCTTTAGAAAATGATCATCCAAATCAGTGAACACCTCAACGAGATTCACACTCTGTTTCACTTTCACACTACTCTTCCCTTCCACTGCCTGCTTCCCCTTCTTCAAAGCAGCAACCTCCTTCTTCGCACGGCGTCGTTCAACTCTTCCGGGAATGTTCTCCACCGGCGGAAACAAACACTCCCAAGCAGCGTCCTGTTCCTGCGGCACTGGATAACTTGATGGCTGATAAGGAGGCCCAGTTTCTTCTTCAACATCTTCCTCATCCTCGGTGATGGTTTCAACCGGGTCGGGTTTGTGTCGGGTCCACGTGATTTCAGGCATGGTGGAAGAACGGTGGAGCGGGGCGGAGAATTCAGGGAGCGGAGGAGGAGGCAGGGGAATCTCGTAAGATGATTTGTTGGTGGCTATGGCTGCGGCAGCGGGGGCGGCGACTGAGGCTGGGAACTGGGCGGCGAAGTCAGTGAGGGCGGCGCCGGTGTTGTTGAGGTAGGTGGCGTAGGAAGAGTGTGCGGCGGCGAAGGCGTTACGGGCGGAAACCGCCTCCTTCATGAAGTGGTGGCGGTCTTTGCAGCGCGCCACTGCTTCCTCCTTCTCCATTTTCGATTGGGAGCAACCCATTTTTCTGAA
This portion of the Lotus japonicus ecotype B-129 chromosome 3, LjGifu_v1.2 genome encodes:
- the LOC130745875 gene encoding protein ROLLING AND ERECT LEAF 2-like; protein product: MGCSQSKMEKEEAVARCKDRHHFMKEAVSARNAFAAAHSSYATYLNNTGAALTDFAAQFPASVAAPAAAAIATNKSSYEIPLPPPPLPEFSAPLHRSSTMPEITWTRHKPDPVETITEDEEDVEEETGPPYQPSSYPVPQEQDAAWECLFPPVENIPGRVERRRAKKEVAALKKGKQAVEGKSSVKVKQSVNLVEVFTDLDDHFLKASEAAHEVSKLLEATRLHYQSNFVDKRGHIDYSARVIRVVTWNRSFIGTPNNNDVKDGFNSEEHETLAMVLDKLLVWEKKLHNEVKAAESKKFEYRRKVTELNKLKKRGTNSEVLERAKAIINHLHTRCIVDMQSLESTISEINRLRDQLLYPRLVQIVHEMATMWGVMQVHHEEQLNIVMLLGSLDISQSPTETSEHHHDRTYQLMIVVQEWQSQFDKLVNNQKEFIKALNNWLELNLVLIESNDMGEKLSSSPNVKSPPIQIILHAWHDHLEKLPEELARTAIANFAAAIDTILHEQEEEMVIKRKCEETRKEYARKSRQFNEWEYKYNQKKRPGELGPDQAENNNDSDEIVREKRLLVELLKKRLDEEEEDYERQCLHVRQKSLRSLQNHLPKLFKAMSDFSLECSKMYSELSLYRIT